Proteins encoded by one window of Arenicella chitinivorans:
- a CDS encoding 2Fe-2S iron-sulfur cluster-binding protein, whose product MPLIKYVEHNGTEHQIQVSNGQSVMEGAIDNMVDGIAGECGGSCSCATCHCYVHEDWVAKVGGPNEIEEGVLECAADPRANSRLSCQITVTDELDGLVILLPESQY is encoded by the coding sequence ATGCCTCTTATAAAATATGTCGAACATAATGGCACTGAACATCAAATTCAGGTGAGCAACGGCCAATCGGTAATGGAAGGCGCGATCGACAATATGGTCGATGGCATCGCCGGCGAGTGCGGAGGTAGCTGCAGTTGCGCAACCTGTCATTGTTACGTACACGAAGATTGGGTTGCAAAGGTAGGAGGTCCAAACGAGATTGAGGAAGGTGTGTTGGAGTGTGCTGCCGATCCTAGGGCGAACAGTCGATTGAGTTGCCAGATAACGGTGACTGATGAGCTTGATGGGTTAGTGATTCTGTTACCAGAGTCGCAGTACTAG
- a CDS encoding alpha/beta fold hydrolase: MRKIRMAACILFILGLSSCASTANPTRIGESSNQIQPNTIVVNGSKISYKIIGQGTPLILLQRFRGSLADWDPALLAALSASNQVVIFDSLGVGTSEGEIPNTLGGAADFVVSFMDALKIEQANILGWSLGGMTAQVLAIKHPNRVNKLILAGTTPPAGDKSVHLAPDEWTAVATKPQNSAADMAYLFYTTTVVGVKAAQESQERFEQVHQRGVETKTSPEIIMPQAIGARAYMANKGNWYEQLAGIDLPVLIANGDSDIAFPVTNSMVLHRQIPNSNLVIYPDAGHAFLFQYADQFSDHVNQFLRRE, translated from the coding sequence ATGAGAAAAATACGAATGGCCGCTTGTATACTGTTTATTCTAGGCTTATCCAGTTGCGCAAGCACCGCAAATCCAACGCGTATTGGGGAGTCCAGCAACCAAATACAACCCAATACTATTGTGGTCAATGGATCAAAGATTAGTTACAAAATAATTGGCCAAGGCACGCCCCTGATCTTGTTACAGCGTTTTCGTGGTAGCTTAGCCGATTGGGATCCAGCACTTTTAGCCGCATTGTCTGCGTCAAACCAAGTTGTCATATTTGACAGCCTCGGTGTGGGGACAAGCGAAGGAGAAATCCCCAATACCCTGGGTGGTGCTGCTGATTTTGTCGTCAGCTTTATGGACGCGTTAAAGATCGAGCAAGCAAATATTCTTGGCTGGTCTCTGGGTGGCATGACAGCCCAGGTGTTAGCAATAAAGCACCCTAACCGCGTAAACAAACTCATTTTGGCTGGAACGACCCCACCAGCTGGCGACAAAAGTGTTCACTTAGCACCCGATGAATGGACCGCGGTCGCAACAAAGCCGCAGAACTCCGCGGCCGATATGGCTTACCTTTTCTACACGACAACGGTTGTTGGCGTAAAGGCCGCTCAAGAATCACAAGAACGCTTTGAGCAAGTCCATCAACGTGGAGTTGAGACGAAAACAAGCCCCGAAATTATTATGCCTCAGGCGATCGGCGCGCGTGCATACATGGCCAATAAAGGGAATTGGTACGAGCAACTTGCCGGAATCGACCTTCCCGTCTTAATTGCCAATGGCGACTCTGATATAGCTTTTCCAGTGACTAACTCAATGGTACTTCATCGCCAAATACCCAACAGTAATCTGGTGATCTACCCTGATGCCGGACATGCATTCTTGTTTCAATATGCCGATCAATTCTCAGACCACGTAAATCAGTTCTTGCGTCGTGAGTAA
- a CDS encoding TonB-dependent receptor — protein sequence MKYRLLKTIATATAWFSKSLVSISVVSFSAVLSAQDEVVSINALEEIVVTATRRTSTLQNEGITASALTADALKGRSVTAIEDASTSLPGVHIASYQGDTSIYIRGIGTPAIIAGNDSSTAVYVDDVYYSRAAAVGPAFFDVERVEVLRGPQGTLYGRNATGGAVNIVPKKPTEEFEGDIQVITGNYGHLGVSGAVSGSLSDGLRARLALKAENRDGYTTLIRPAGSSLRDNEKAEDKKDLSMRLALEADLGENTTLSLVGDYYKADDKANVFHYSSAGYAEEVENWYATREGSQAVPFFLFREQGRTTASKSRDVYSDVDYWRKTEIKGLTAKLDSDIGGYNLKVIANYKDTNPSLQNEFDLSDAFVNVYQREEDHQQQSLEFQLSGDAGDRLSWIFGGSAFHEENKITNNIFGDFWEPILIQGLTDLQSLGVIPTFPIDLPQTPLCCDLHLSGQQETDAWASYIDFNYELSDQLTLKFGGRYSSEERDGSQLFELAILSPTGGESTRFAPNVALFPDAVSDSRDGVIPDPFGFVVAPVNGPAEFSSFTPMFGVDYRATDDVLVYAAIQKGFKSGGYNIGSTQRDPFEPEEIWSYEAGLKSELADGRVRLNMAAFYYDYTNLQAQESVDNQPIIRNVGKAEVKGVELETAALVSDSFRIDGSITYVDAQFTEGVLTEPLRPAPLTQDPGSFLVDLDGKQLPRSPEWKVNVGAQWDLPINDKGDLSLRLDYSWQSKIYYTVFNIDAASEDAYGIVNARVNWAPSNSNWSVAIFGKNLSDELYFSNMILTGTVYGAEFVGSLGAPRTFGAEFNYQF from the coding sequence ATGAAGTATAGGTTGCTCAAAACAATAGCTACAGCAACAGCGTGGTTTAGTAAATCATTAGTGTCAATAAGTGTAGTGAGTTTTTCTGCTGTTCTGTCCGCGCAAGATGAAGTGGTGTCGATCAATGCCTTAGAAGAAATTGTAGTTACCGCTACTCGTAGGACCAGCACCTTACAAAATGAAGGGATCACCGCATCCGCGCTTACCGCCGATGCTCTAAAAGGCAGGTCGGTGACGGCTATCGAAGATGCGTCAACTTCTTTGCCGGGAGTTCATATCGCTTCTTATCAAGGTGATACATCTATTTACATTCGCGGTATCGGGACCCCAGCGATTATCGCAGGCAATGATAGTTCAACCGCGGTTTACGTCGATGATGTTTATTATTCAAGAGCCGCAGCGGTTGGTCCCGCATTTTTTGATGTCGAGCGAGTGGAGGTTCTTAGAGGCCCGCAAGGGACGCTTTATGGGCGTAATGCCACTGGGGGCGCGGTAAATATCGTTCCCAAGAAACCTACTGAAGAATTCGAAGGCGACATTCAAGTGATTACGGGAAACTATGGTCATCTGGGAGTGTCTGGCGCGGTGAGTGGCTCATTGAGCGACGGTTTGCGTGCACGCCTAGCGCTCAAGGCAGAAAACAGAGACGGGTATACCACATTGATTCGGCCTGCAGGGTCAAGCTTACGCGACAACGAAAAAGCGGAAGATAAAAAAGACCTGTCGATGCGTTTGGCGTTAGAAGCTGACTTAGGTGAAAACACAACTCTAAGTCTGGTTGGTGATTACTATAAGGCCGATGATAAAGCGAACGTATTTCATTACTCTAGTGCCGGATATGCCGAAGAGGTCGAAAACTGGTACGCGACGCGCGAAGGATCACAGGCAGTACCATTCTTTCTGTTTAGAGAACAAGGACGAACAACCGCTTCGAAGTCCAGGGATGTGTATAGTGACGTCGACTACTGGCGTAAAACTGAAATAAAAGGATTAACCGCCAAGTTAGATTCAGATATCGGCGGTTACAACTTAAAAGTAATTGCAAACTATAAGGACACTAACCCGAGCTTACAGAACGAATTTGATCTTTCAGATGCGTTTGTAAATGTATATCAACGTGAAGAAGATCATCAACAACAGAGTCTTGAATTTCAGCTTTCAGGTGACGCAGGCGACCGTTTAAGCTGGATATTTGGTGGCTCTGCATTTCATGAAGAGAACAAGATAACCAACAATATCTTTGGCGACTTTTGGGAGCCAATTCTTATTCAGGGATTAACCGACCTACAAAGTCTCGGCGTCATACCAACGTTTCCAATTGATTTACCGCAGACGCCTCTATGTTGTGATTTGCATCTTAGCGGTCAACAAGAAACTGACGCGTGGGCCAGCTATATCGATTTCAACTACGAGCTATCTGACCAACTGACGCTGAAATTTGGTGGTCGCTACAGTTCCGAAGAACGAGATGGTTCACAGTTATTCGAATTGGCCATCCTATCACCAACGGGTGGCGAAAGTACTCGCTTTGCTCCTAATGTGGCGCTTTTTCCAGATGCGGTAAGCGACTCTAGAGACGGCGTGATACCCGATCCTTTTGGTTTCGTAGTAGCGCCGGTAAATGGCCCGGCTGAATTCTCGTCATTTACGCCGATGTTCGGCGTTGACTATAGAGCAACCGATGACGTGCTTGTTTACGCGGCAATTCAAAAAGGCTTTAAAAGCGGCGGTTACAACATTGGCAGCACCCAGAGAGACCCTTTTGAGCCAGAAGAAATCTGGTCCTATGAGGCGGGCTTAAAGTCAGAATTGGCTGACGGCAGAGTCCGCCTGAATATGGCGGCTTTCTACTACGATTATACAAACTTACAGGCGCAAGAGAGCGTTGATAATCAACCGATTATACGCAACGTGGGCAAGGCGGAAGTCAAGGGAGTCGAGTTAGAAACGGCAGCATTAGTTAGTGACTCTTTTAGAATTGACGGCTCTATTACTTACGTGGATGCACAGTTCACAGAAGGTGTTTTAACCGAGCCATTAAGACCTGCGCCACTGACTCAAGATCCGGGATCGTTTTTGGTTGATCTGGATGGAAAGCAATTACCTCGTTCACCAGAATGGAAGGTGAATGTCGGCGCGCAGTGGGATCTACCGATAAATGATAAGGGTGATTTATCTTTGAGGCTCGACTACAGCTGGCAAAGCAAAATTTACTACACGGTATTTAATATCGACGCAGCCTCTGAAGATGCTTACGGCATTGTCAATGCACGTGTGAACTGGGCACCTTCGAATTCGAATTGGAGCGTTGCGATATTCGGTAAGAACTTAAGTGATGAACTCTATTTTAGCAATATGATTTTGACCGGCACTGTCTACGGGGCCGAGTTTGTGGGTTCCTTGGGCGCACCGAGAACCTTTGGTGCGGAATTTAACTACCAGTTTTGA
- a CDS encoding cytochrome P450 produces MQRINDDNSVQEIDVQGLLSPEVIANPYPYYAKLREQPPQFGLKDFPPGTVPDQDQPHPAWALVKYQDVALAASDHESFSSRDPMQEASSAPTLMLVNHDRPRHTELRGIAQQAFTPKRIEQSLAGWVKETVVKMIADLPSGEIDFMTSFAPDLPARLMTRLIGTPEEDYVSLRRWSNAFMVTSDFTIEERNQCNQEIAAYYTDAVNQRYTDIEAGLETPDDLMTAFIKAEHEGSKLTREEVVRFCLTLVVAGAETTGYLLGNIVCTLAQEPEFFDLLKQDRHLIRPFIEESLRRDGPPQRLFRVAVKDTDIGGVTIKQGDWVALFYAAANRDPSVFEEPDRFVIGRSNINKQLTFGRGIHHCMGARIARLEAETMINCLLDSCSRIDLGSRPMVRQTGGLLNYGLDSCPVILVP; encoded by the coding sequence CTTCTTAGTCCAGAGGTCATCGCTAACCCATATCCTTACTATGCGAAGCTAAGGGAACAGCCTCCGCAATTTGGACTGAAGGATTTCCCGCCCGGTACTGTCCCAGACCAAGATCAGCCTCACCCGGCTTGGGCACTGGTCAAGTACCAAGATGTTGCGTTGGCGGCCAGTGATCATGAATCGTTCTCGTCGAGAGACCCAATGCAGGAGGCTTCCTCGGCACCGACATTAATGTTGGTAAATCATGACCGTCCGCGTCATACCGAATTGCGCGGTATTGCTCAGCAAGCGTTCACTCCGAAGCGTATCGAGCAAAGCCTTGCAGGCTGGGTTAAAGAGACCGTAGTAAAAATGATTGCAGATTTGCCATCCGGCGAAATCGATTTTATGACAAGCTTTGCACCTGACCTTCCTGCTCGATTAATGACGCGCCTTATTGGGACTCCGGAAGAGGATTATGTATCGCTGCGCCGTTGGTCGAATGCTTTCATGGTCACCTCTGATTTTACCATTGAGGAACGCAATCAGTGTAATCAAGAAATCGCAGCCTATTACACAGACGCTGTGAATCAGCGCTATACGGATATCGAAGCGGGGTTGGAGACTCCCGATGATCTCATGACGGCCTTTATAAAGGCGGAGCATGAAGGTTCTAAGCTTACCCGTGAAGAAGTTGTTCGATTTTGTTTAACACTCGTGGTTGCCGGTGCGGAAACAACTGGATACTTGTTGGGCAACATCGTTTGTACATTGGCGCAGGAGCCGGAGTTTTTTGATTTACTAAAGCAAGATAGACACTTAATCCGACCGTTTATTGAAGAAAGTTTGCGTCGCGATGGGCCACCACAAAGGTTATTTCGCGTTGCCGTAAAGGACACGGATATTGGTGGCGTCACCATTAAGCAGGGCGACTGGGTGGCACTTTTTTACGCTGCCGCAAATAGAGACCCAAGTGTGTTCGAAGAGCCAGATAGGTTTGTCATTGGGCGAAGCAATATCAACAAACAGCTCACATTCGGCCGGGGAATCCACCATTGTATGGGGGCTAGAATCGCCAGGCTAGAAGCCGAAACAATGATTAATTGCTTGCTAGATTCCTGTTCTAGGATCGATTTGGGCAGCAGGCCCATGGTAAGGCAGACAGGTGGGCTACTCAATTATGGGCTCGATTCCTGCCCGGTAATTTTGGTCCCCTAG
- a CDS encoding tautomerase family protein, whose protein sequence is MPLWNFYHPVDAYTPEDKKALAEKVTEIYARFMPKFYVGVVFQEIEAESFYIGGEPRDNFVRIWIDHIARDFPDEEASTRFINAVNQVIAPWVKDRGLDWEFHVDETPFSMWSIQGYFPPREGTKDEARWIAENKASPRTNS, encoded by the coding sequence ATGCCATTATGGAACTTTTACCACCCAGTTGATGCATACACGCCTGAGGATAAAAAAGCGCTCGCAGAGAAGGTCACCGAGATCTACGCGCGGTTTATGCCAAAATTTTACGTTGGGGTCGTATTTCAAGAAATCGAAGCAGAGTCGTTCTATATAGGCGGCGAGCCTCGAGATAATTTTGTTCGTATATGGATTGACCATATTGCGCGAGATTTTCCTGACGAGGAGGCGAGTACGCGATTCATCAATGCGGTCAATCAAGTGATCGCGCCTTGGGTCAAAGATCGAGGTCTTGATTGGGAGTTTCATGTCGATGAAACCCCTTTTTCGATGTGGTCGATTCAAGGTTATTTCCCACCGCGAGAGGGCACAAAGGACGAGGCTCGCTGGATAGCGGAGAATAAGGCGTCACCTCGGACCAACAGCTAA
- a CDS encoding NAD(P)/FAD-dependent oxidoreductase: MLKNTKQAIIIGGSHAAAQLSISLRQERWEGEILVVSDDSQFPYHRPPLSKDYLSGDTSAEQLFIRPASVYRDKQIEFLLNTRVEKIDRINKSVTLSNGEARQYDKLALCTGARTRQLAIPGVALNGVHYLRDLTDAEAIKQAIQSNGKAVIIGGGYIGLETAALLRKIGIDVCVLEAMGRVLQRVTAEEVSAFYHRVHTEEGVEIKTGVFATEIVGNDCVEGVVCSNGEQIDANLVIIGVGVIPNTELAEGIGLDVDDGVIVNEFAQTSDEHIVASGDCAAHLNLIYGRRIRLESVPNAIEQSKTAAASMCDREKVYNALPWFWSNQYDLRLQIAGLNQGFDRVVFRGDVESSRSFVAWYLKQGSIVAADCVNRPAEFILAKKLISSEKQLPIADLANDSIDAKTLLLALA; this comes from the coding sequence ATGCTTAAAAACACCAAGCAAGCCATTATCATAGGTGGTAGCCACGCCGCCGCTCAACTTTCAATTTCACTACGACAAGAGCGCTGGGAAGGTGAGATTCTGGTCGTCAGTGATGATTCACAATTCCCTTATCATCGACCGCCGCTGTCTAAAGATTATCTAAGTGGCGACACCAGCGCTGAGCAGTTGTTTATTCGTCCCGCCTCAGTGTATCGAGACAAGCAGATCGAGTTTCTGCTGAACACTCGAGTAGAGAAAATTGATCGCATCAATAAATCCGTCACCTTATCTAACGGCGAAGCACGTCAATACGACAAGCTTGCTTTGTGCACCGGTGCGCGGACGAGACAATTAGCGATTCCTGGCGTGGCGCTAAACGGTGTTCATTACTTGAGAGACCTAACCGATGCAGAAGCCATAAAGCAGGCCATACAGTCCAACGGCAAAGCCGTGATTATCGGCGGTGGTTATATCGGTTTAGAGACGGCGGCGCTTTTGCGTAAAATCGGTATAGACGTGTGTGTCCTCGAGGCCATGGGTCGAGTTCTTCAGCGCGTGACGGCTGAGGAGGTATCCGCCTTCTACCACAGAGTTCATACTGAAGAGGGCGTTGAAATCAAGACCGGTGTGTTCGCGACCGAAATTGTTGGTAATGATTGTGTCGAAGGTGTCGTTTGCAGTAATGGAGAACAGATCGATGCTAATTTAGTAATTATAGGTGTTGGTGTTATACCCAATACTGAACTTGCTGAAGGCATCGGCTTAGACGTCGACGATGGTGTCATCGTCAATGAGTTTGCACAGACTAGCGATGAGCATATCGTGGCATCGGGAGACTGCGCAGCCCATCTTAATTTGATCTATGGACGCCGTATTCGTTTAGAGTCCGTTCCCAATGCTATTGAGCAATCGAAAACTGCAGCTGCCTCGATGTGTGATAGGGAGAAAGTCTACAATGCCTTACCTTGGTTCTGGTCAAATCAATATGATCTTCGACTCCAAATTGCAGGCTTAAATCAGGGTTTCGACCGAGTGGTATTCCGTGGTGATGTCGAATCCAGTCGCAGTTTTGTAGCGTGGTACCTAAAACAAGGCTCGATTGTTGCTGCCGACTGTGTGAATCGTCCAGCAGAGTTCATATTGGCCAAAAAATTGATTTCAAGCGAGAAACAATTGCCTATCGCAGACCTCGCAAACGACAGTATCGACGCGAAAACTCTGCTGTTGGCGCTCGCCTAA
- a CDS encoding coniferyl aldehyde dehydrogenase: MTTPAIADALAMDMNKALQRQKQANLKAAYAPASVREDRLDRLIDLITRFEEPICEALMSDYGYRSIDQIRFAEVVTTLKPLKTAKRKLQRWMRPERRTTGLPFNLAGGRSEVIYQPLGSVGIISPWNFPINLTFSPLAGVIAAGNRAMIKPSELTPATSSLMDQMIKESFDPEEITVVTGGPETGKAFSQLPFDHLIYTGGEAVAKHIMRAAAENLVPLTLELGGKSPVVISDSAKLPLAAKRILFGKLFNAGQICLAPDTVFVPEKRLEEFIKQMKLAAHEIFPQEKKHHDYVAVINANHAGRINGYLANAVNNGADVISLGPTDCNQAELEQGLNNIVPITLVVNPNEEADINKDEIFGPLLLVKTYSDFDHVIDHINLNPKPLALYYFGRNKNEQQRLLLETSSGGMTINDVIMHYTIDDLPFGGVGASGMGAYHGFDGFKQFSHARSVYRQSPFDVGAMLRPPYEAKFKVMNKLLRLIS, encoded by the coding sequence GTGACGACACCAGCGATAGCAGATGCCTTGGCGATGGATATGAACAAAGCACTTCAACGCCAGAAGCAGGCTAACCTCAAAGCTGCCTATGCTCCGGCAAGCGTACGCGAAGACCGTCTTGATAGGCTGATCGACCTGATTACTCGATTCGAGGAGCCCATCTGTGAAGCCTTGATGTCTGACTATGGGTACCGCTCTATAGACCAAATTCGGTTCGCGGAAGTAGTGACCACACTCAAACCCCTGAAAACGGCTAAACGAAAATTACAGCGGTGGATGAGGCCTGAGCGTCGTACAACTGGACTGCCATTTAATTTGGCCGGTGGGCGTTCTGAGGTGATTTATCAGCCGCTCGGATCAGTTGGCATAATTAGTCCTTGGAATTTTCCTATAAACCTGACGTTCTCGCCCTTAGCTGGAGTGATTGCCGCGGGCAACCGAGCCATGATTAAGCCTTCAGAATTGACACCGGCGACCTCCAGTTTGATGGATCAGATGATCAAAGAGTCTTTTGATCCAGAAGAAATTACGGTGGTTACTGGTGGCCCGGAAACCGGAAAAGCATTTAGCCAGCTTCCCTTTGACCATCTTATCTACACCGGTGGGGAGGCGGTTGCCAAACACATTATGCGCGCAGCCGCTGAAAATTTAGTACCCCTGACCCTGGAGCTTGGCGGTAAGTCGCCCGTGGTAATAAGTGATAGTGCGAAACTACCACTTGCCGCAAAGCGTATCTTATTTGGCAAACTCTTCAACGCTGGTCAAATCTGCTTAGCTCCGGACACTGTTTTTGTGCCCGAAAAACGATTGGAAGAATTCATTAAGCAAATGAAGCTGGCGGCGCACGAAATTTTTCCGCAAGAAAAAAAACACCACGACTACGTGGCTGTGATTAATGCAAACCATGCAGGGCGAATAAATGGCTACCTTGCCAACGCGGTTAATAACGGTGCGGACGTTATTTCTCTTGGTCCAACGGATTGTAACCAAGCAGAGTTAGAACAAGGTCTAAATAATATAGTCCCCATTACCTTGGTGGTTAACCCCAACGAGGAAGCGGACATAAACAAGGACGAAATTTTTGGCCCCTTGCTATTGGTTAAAACCTACAGTGATTTTGATCACGTTATTGACCACATTAACCTGAATCCGAAACCTCTGGCGCTTTATTACTTTGGCCGTAATAAAAATGAGCAACAACGACTGTTGCTTGAAACCAGCTCGGGAGGCATGACGATTAATGACGTAATTATGCATTACACCATCGATGATTTGCCTTTTGGCGGCGTTGGTGCCAGCGGCATGGGCGCTTATCATGGGTTTGATGGCTTTAAGCAATTTTCACATGCGCGTTCTGTTTACCGTCAATCTCCATTTGATGTCGGTGCAATGTTGCGACCTCCCTACGAAGCCAAGTTCAAGGTGATGAACAAGTTACTGAGATTAATCAGCTAA
- a CDS encoding long-chain fatty acid--CoA ligase, with protein MHGLMQNRQLLVSSMVRYAQQYHSDVDVVTAIGADASIRTNYGQVIARAGQLANSLAKQGIKQGDCIGTLAWNNHRHLELYYAVPSMGAVLNTINPRLHSDQIRYIVNHAHDKYLFVDLDFLPLVEKVHVDIAQIKGIVVLCSEQQMPDIHWCDAICYESLIAQESADFDWPEFDEDTAASLCYTSGTTGDPKGVLYSHRSLVLHSIATCMKDCMNIGAEDVIMPIVPMFHVNAWGIPYSAAIAGSKLVLPGSDMSGKNVYRLLNEEHCTLTLGVPTIWQLLVDYAATLPLNETSRLPIREFVIGGSAASEQLITSLESLFDATVLHVWGMTETSPMGTVSRPSPKHRRLSKEELLAIKLKQGKPPFGVEAKIVDDDGIELPWNGDTCGQLLVRGPWVAKAYYRKEDMRVLSDDGFFNTGDISTISADGWMNIVDRAKDVIKSGGEWISSIDLENVAAAHPDISQAAVIGIHHPKWQERPLLVCVASEGANPNKNDVLSFMKDKIAKWWLPNDVVFVDELPYNATGKIHKKNLRESFNDYRFPAGAVK; from the coding sequence ATGCACGGTTTAATGCAAAATAGGCAGCTGCTAGTTTCGTCAATGGTACGCTACGCGCAACAATACCACTCCGATGTCGACGTTGTCACAGCGATAGGCGCAGACGCTAGTATCAGAACCAACTATGGTCAAGTCATCGCGCGAGCAGGACAATTGGCCAACAGCCTAGCAAAGCAGGGCATCAAACAAGGTGATTGCATCGGCACACTGGCGTGGAATAACCATCGACACCTGGAACTGTACTACGCCGTGCCGAGCATGGGGGCTGTACTGAATACGATCAACCCTCGTCTGCATTCCGATCAAATTCGTTATATTGTTAATCACGCGCATGATAAATACCTGTTCGTAGATCTCGATTTCTTACCATTAGTTGAAAAAGTACATGTTGATATAGCGCAGATTAAAGGCATCGTAGTACTGTGCTCAGAACAACAAATGCCTGACATCCATTGGTGTGATGCTATCTGTTATGAATCGCTCATAGCGCAAGAATCGGCTGACTTTGACTGGCCCGAGTTCGATGAAGATACCGCCGCAAGCTTATGCTATACGTCAGGCACGACCGGCGACCCGAAAGGTGTTCTGTACAGTCATCGAAGTCTGGTTCTTCATTCTATTGCGACGTGTATGAAAGATTGCATGAACATTGGTGCTGAGGATGTCATTATGCCCATTGTTCCGATGTTCCACGTTAATGCTTGGGGCATTCCTTATTCCGCGGCTATTGCCGGTAGCAAACTGGTTTTACCTGGTTCAGATATGTCGGGTAAAAATGTCTATCGTCTTTTAAATGAAGAACATTGTACGCTGACGCTCGGGGTGCCCACAATATGGCAATTACTCGTCGACTACGCTGCAACTTTGCCGCTGAATGAAACATCACGTTTACCAATCAGGGAGTTTGTTATTGGTGGATCTGCGGCCTCTGAGCAATTGATAACATCCTTAGAAAGCCTGTTTGACGCCACCGTTCTTCACGTATGGGGAATGACAGAAACTAGTCCCATGGGTACCGTTAGCCGCCCATCTCCAAAACACCGACGCCTCTCTAAAGAAGAGCTGTTGGCGATTAAGCTCAAGCAGGGTAAGCCACCATTCGGCGTTGAGGCGAAAATTGTTGATGATGATGGCATTGAGTTACCCTGGAATGGTGACACCTGCGGGCAACTTTTGGTGCGCGGTCCTTGGGTTGCTAAAGCTTACTATCGAAAAGAAGATATGCGTGTATTGAGTGATGATGGTTTTTTTAACACCGGCGATATTTCTACTATCAGCGCAGACGGCTGGATGAATATTGTTGATCGTGCCAAAGACGTTATCAAATCAGGTGGCGAATGGATTTCCTCTATTGACCTTGAGAATGTGGCGGCCGCACACCCTGATATTAGCCAAGCAGCGGTAATTGGTATACACCACCCAAAATGGCAAGAAAGGCCTTTACTCGTATGTGTAGCAAGCGAAGGTGCAAATCCAAATAAAAACGATGTGCTGTCCTTTATGAAGGACAAAATTGCTAAATGGTGGCTGCCGAACGACGTGGTGTTTGTGGATGAATTGCCCTATAACGCGACCGGCAAAATACATAAAAAGAATTTGCGAGAATCATTCAACGATTATCGTTTTCCAGCTGGAGCAGTAAAGTGA
- a CDS encoding nuclear transport factor 2 family protein, producing the protein MSKTALQAAQEMYDTILAGDFAGLYERMREDCVIEFYGPTTIPYAGIYTGRDKCMEFFDHVQNDVVIHQFTQHEYIANDKQVAVVGHLKLEAVSTGRVYDTEYAHIIDVEDGLWVRFRDFADTATVAHAFLDTQTPHV; encoded by the coding sequence ATGAGCAAAACAGCATTGCAGGCAGCACAAGAAATGTACGACACGATTTTGGCCGGTGATTTTGCTGGTCTTTATGAGCGCATGCGCGAGGACTGCGTAATTGAATTCTACGGTCCGACAACTATTCCTTATGCCGGTATCTATACTGGAAGAGATAAATGCATGGAGTTTTTTGATCATGTGCAGAATGATGTCGTGATTCATCAATTTACTCAACACGAGTACATAGCAAACGACAAACAGGTCGCCGTTGTTGGACATCTAAAGCTCGAAGCGGTTTCTACTGGACGTGTTTATGATACCGAATACGCTCACATCATTGATGTTGAAGATGGTCTATGGGTTCGCTTTCGCGATTTTGCAGATACCGCGACAGTAGCGCACGCATTTCTCGATACTCAAACCCCGCATGTATAA